The nucleotide window ATTTtactgatttgttttttttttaaataaacacatgcattaaaaCCAAACGAGTTATTGCAATAAATTTTGCCATACAAAATAGTTCTTGCACAATGCTTATAATTAGACTACAAGATAGTGTTGGCAAGTTccaatttaattgttttaaaagtACATGTTCATGTTTGTCTTCAAGAATTAAATGAAGGACTGTCTTATCTTagacaattataaatataataagtcATATTTGCTTTCActgtggtatttttttttttttaatatacaacAATTTGAATTCGAAATCACTTGAATTGGTTACCAAATCCCATTGGTCTTATTTTTTCATCCATATCTAAATACAAAGAAAGGAAGACCaagaaaattatcaattttattctcatacttaattttaatctttttttaattttttctaaaagttatattagttaaaaatctaatggaattgagaatggattgGAATTAAACATAATGACTAGGTTAACAGTTGAACTTATTAtaactattattatatttttcttttttggtttgtCAAAAGTAAATGCAATTTGGTCTAAAAAGAgcatttgattaaatttgaatcTAAAAAGAgcatttgattaaatttgaaagttttaccctttaattatatatatatatatatatatattgcttacatttaataaataaattgaatttgatataaataaataattttttaatatgctaaaaaaattatgagccagtatttttttattataaagatAAATATCAATTCACCACCCCTacaataaatttatcaatttttataataaaaaaaccttttttttttaacatttaactTTATCAGCTTCATTGCCAAACCTACTCTtagatgatttattcatttattttatttcctatcTTTTTTCCACATGTAAATTCAAAAATCAACCAACTAAAAATCAAACagaattattatatatatatatatatatatatctttttgtttcttcaaaaaacaaaggaaaatttaaacagaattttttctttattttttatttatttatttggactCAACAAGAAACAACAGAAACAAGAGGGTTAGCTTCCATGGAGTTGGTCATTCAAGTGCAGAGAAGGGAGGGAGGACCATATCCTTGTGCTCATTTCTCAGTGAACAACCATGAACAAGAAGGGGTCTCTCTGTCTCCAAAGAGCTCAATGCCAAGCATAAAAAGgtctcctttttgttttctcCTCTGATAAATCACTACTTTTATTGTGGTTCAGTTTTCTGATGTTCAGATTACATATCTGCTGTATTACTgtgttttgtattgttttttaggAGATTGATTAGCTTCTAGTTTCAGtctggttttttattttattttttatttcatgatcTTGCCTCTGTTGAGTTACTGGAGAAGTAGATTTTTTTGATCTACTTGTATTCATATTATAAGTTTTGGTTTAATGTTTCCTGATGTTGTTGTCCAGCTGATCAAAACAAAGGCTTTCCTGGATCTGTTTATAGCCTTCCTACATTgaagatatttttgttttttttgtttttttttttaaaggaagtCCTTAACTTTtgagtttgatgtttaagaTTGAGTGGTGTAGATGTAGCATGAACAGAAACACACAGATTAAAACCTCATTTACCCAGTGCCTGACACATTAATTTTTGAGTGTGATCCAAGCTGATGATTTTGAAGGTTGAGTTTGAGTGTTCAATTCATAGCTTGTAAGAACTCAATAGCAATCCTAGTCTGATTTGTAGGCTTTAGCCCTCTGCTAGAATGGATTGGTTAGGAATATTTTGAACATTTAATGGGAGCTGTATAATCAGTTTTTCCTCTTTCCGCTCTAAGACTTGCCCACCATAAATTATGTTCGTTTATCCAATAATTAATCATTTTCAATTGGAGTTTTACTTTGTACAATATGCTTATTAATTTCACCAATTTTAATTTGGTGCTATCTTTTGTTCTTGCTGCTGCATTACTGTGCTTTGCAGATACTGGAAGTGCTTCTTAAATTGCCAGAGAACAGGGAATGTGCTGATTGTAAAGTCAAGTGAGTATCTTGAATCGATGTTGATGAGATTAAAATTGTAATCTTGTGTAGACCATTTGATATATGATTTTTGGAACTGGAATTATCTTCAAAATGATGTTCTAACTCTTGtgaatgatttttatgtttatattttggcagtcttttcatatttataatgGCCTGTGCTACTAGAACACATTTTTACCTTGCGGTGCATATTAATTGTCTAGTTTTTTCAATGATAGGTAGGAATTCTTATCCAGCCTAATGTCtaaggtaaaaaataaaaaaaggaaaaagaaaacacgcaagaacaaaaagacaaaaaggaaaaaagctTGATGTCTCTTAAATGTAAACAAGCCAATCTCCTTTTGTTTTTCCTGCCATGCCTTTGGTTGTTATCCTTCTACCATATAAGCCAACTAAAAATCATGGGCTTGCATTAATTTTCAATTGGTTCTGGTTTTGCAGCAATGGGGAATGAAAAGTCAAGTAGTTACTGGGAAGCTGAATTACCTCCAAATTATGACAGAGTTGGAATTGAgaattttattcatgcaaagtatgcatttttcattttacatcCTAACCATGTTCCTTCTTTGGTTTCTTTAAGTTTCTGCACAACTGGGtcattatttacattttcaaaaatttcaaaccacCAGATATGAAGACAAAAGATGGGTACCCAGGGATACCACGTTAAGGCCAGCTCCAAATCCTAGAGAAGAAAAGAGTCTTGATTCTTGGCAGAGATCTAGTGATAGAAGCAGAAATGATTTAAACAGTAAATTGTTCTGAGGAACATCCTTCTCATGCTGCAAAGAGAACTATTTCAGTCCCCTGTAAAGTTTCAAGCCAGGTAGACTCATTTATTTCTCtactttataaattatttatttatcatagaATCATCATCATGTGATAAGGTATGTAGTGATGCACAACTACTTTGGTAGCTTGTCCAAGAACTTAGCTAATACTTCTTAATCTACCTAGCATTAATTGCACCTGTCATTTTAGAAGTTACTGTGATGCTTTAACATTGTTGAATGAATGAGTTTATTTTGATCGACAAACTTAAAtttgtacttattttttaaattttttattttttttataaatatactaTTTCTCCCATTGTTGATTATCATATTTATCCAGTCATGCTGTTCTGTGTCAATCTCACTCTTGAGTTGCAAACGAATTGAGCCGCTCGTGAGCTTGCTCATTTATCAGCTTGTTAAGGCTTATAACTTATGGGTTTAGAAACAAGCCTGCTAAACGATCTTGCTCACGAGTCTGCTTAACAAGCTTGCACATGAGATTCCTAATGAGTATGTTAAAACAAGCTTGATAATGAGCCTACTCATGAGCACGCTAAACAATCTTGctaaatgtgtgtgtgtttttttcttaagtGAGGCTATAAATGAACTTAAGTGTTCATTAAAAGCTTGAAGGCTCGGCTCTGCTTGATTTTTAAGATAAAAGAATAATTATGAAGTATGATTTTTAAGATAAAAGAATAATTATGAAGTATGATTTTTAAGCTTAGAAGGTAAACAAGCGGAGCGTGAACACCACTTAGCTTGGCTTATTAATGATTATGAGCAACTCATTTATAGTATCATTAAAAGCtcatttataaaattctttaagAGACTCATTTATATTATCATTAACAagcttatttataaaaatcatttcgAATGATCATTCCTATAattgtttatagtatcattaatAAGCTCaattatataaaacatttaGAGAATCCTTTATAGTAATATTAAATGGTCGTTTAGGggatcattaataataatatgttaaaaaatattataggtTGTTTTAGTATAACTTTAAGCGaaagataatattaatttttaatttttattataagaaagtttaatattacttttaaaacaatatttttttaaataataataatgtattatttatgaaaaatgacTGAGCTTTATCGAGTTAATGAGTCCAGTTTGAGCCTCAAAATTTCATGAAGCTCGAAGTAAGCTCGAACTCGGCTCGGGCTCCGTTGAAGTAAACTCAAGCTTAATTAAAATAGGTTTGGTTTGACTTGTTTACAACTCTATCTTTatgtaaccaaaaaaaaaagaaagggtttTACTTTGTGTTGAGTATTATTATCCGAACATGAAagaccttttattttttatttttaccttgaaaatattttagatACATTGTGACATCTGTTATGTGTTAATTAATATAAGAAcagaagaaataaattttaagtGAAGATCTTGGGTGGGACAAAAGAAATTTGAATTATAaccaaatttatataaacataacaGTGAGAGAATATTTCAAATTCATAcataatttgcaaaaattgaattttaaaatattttaaattcaagGGATTAAAATCATATCCCAAGCGGCCAAGCCCAATTCTTGCCTAACAACTCCACCTAGAAAGAAGGTtatatttagaagaaaaaaaaattatgattaatttttaaaattttgtcttttaaatttaaataaaatagatgaggtttgttatgataaaatatatctatataattcaAATATGATTACTTCAAGATTAAGTAAGTTATGATAAATAGTTTGATTAGaattaaaattagaattagATGATAAAGTGATTATTACAAGGAACTCTTATCAACTGTTTCTCTGGCAACTTAGCAAGTATTTTCTTGAATCTCATTTACATATTCTTTTTCCTTGTAACGACGAGAAATCATATCATATTTGAAACTTGAGGTAATACACCAATCCATCAACACAAGCCAATCAACATagatcataatatttttatttctactttttaaaatatttttgctgTCTATTATGAgtaatttattatgtttttaagtGATTATGAgattattattagaattttgtttgaaagcatttttttagtaataatcgGTAGGTTTATAAGAAGTTTATAACTATCTAATCAatggtttttaatgtttatgaGGAAATTGAAGATAAACCCTAGttgttttactttgttttgATGTTTCTTTAAATCTTGATGTAaaccctagttttttttttttttaaattttgtcttAATTTTCCTACAAGTTTATTattctataaaattatttgaattcatttatttatttgtctcaTTAGTTTAAGACAATCgtcataaattattaattaaattaagttaataagttaattaaCTCCTAAATAATTAACAAACTTATGAAGAAAAATCCCAAATTTACTTATAATTCTAATTTGgttcttgatttcatttgaattttacCTTTAgttctaatttaatttgaacTCAAGTTGGATTTTGACttgatttcatttaaatttgagtcaaacataaatttgatatttaatgggattttgaatgaaagaaTTGAAACCATTAATGTGGCGCCTTTTTTCTAACGCATAAACCTTAAAAACTTGATCTTTTGATGAATTTCCCTCttgattaaaaccctaatttcaatttttaaggTTTCTTTGCCAGGTTAGTGATTTCATTGCTATTTCTACTTTCATTGATGATCTTTTGTCTCCGTATTTTGATTTAATCGAGATTGTTGTTGCTGCTACatgatcaattatttaaaattaaattcttcGATATAATCCCTGGTTTTTGGTATctgatttttaatgtttatgaagaaataaagataaaccccaatttttttactattttttaatgtttcttgGTACTTTGATATGAaccctagtttttttttcttttaatttgtctCAAGAATTTGACATAAACcctcggtttttttttttaatcatgtattTAAGTTTTCTTAGAACTTGGCcacagtatatatatttatatatgaaagttTTTTATTATGTCTTAATTTTCCAGAGTTTATTattctataaaattatttgaatttatttgtttatctcaTTAGTTTGAGACAAGCGTAATaaagtattaattaaattaagttgattaaatcttaaataattaacaaactTATGTAGAAAACTCCCAAATTTACCTATAATTCTAATTTGGTTCAAACTCAAATTGGATTCtggcttgatttaatttaaatttaacctttagttctaatttaatttgaacTGAAGTTGGATTTTGGcttgatttcatttgaatttgaGTCGAacataaatttgatatttaatgggattttgaatgaaagaaTTGAAACCATCAATGTGGCGCCTTTTTTCCAATACATAATCTTAAAAACTTGACCTTATGATGAATTGcctttttgattaaaatcctaacccaaatttcaatttttaaggTTTCTCTGCCAGGTTGGTGATTTCATTGCTATTTCTACTTTCATTGATGATCTTTTCTCTCCGTGATCTAATCaagattgttgttgttgcagcATGATCAATTATTTAGAATTAGATTCTTCGATATAATCTCTGGTTTTTGGTATctgatttttaatgtttatgaaaaaataaagataaaccctaattctttttactattttttaatgtttcttgGCACCTTGATAGGAACcctagttttttttcttataagttttgttttaatttttcttaggAATTTGACATAAACCCTcggttttttttatcatgtatttaagTTTTCTTAGAACTTGGCCCcccgtgtatatatatatatatatattaaagtttttttttattttgtcttaattTTCCTAAGAGTTTATTATTCTATAAAAtcatatgaatttatttatttatctcattAGTTTGAGACAATCAGACAAGCatcataaattattaattaaattaagttaCTTAAATCCTAAATAATTAACAAACTTATGAAGAAACAACCCCAAGTTTAGCTATAATTCTAATTTGGCTCGAACTCAAATTGGGTTATAGGCCTTATGActtcatttcatttgaattttatGATTTGGTTTAAACTCAAGTTGGATTTTGACTTAATTTCGTTTGAATTTGAgtcaaatataaatttgatatttaatggGCTTTCAATGAAAGAATTGAAACCATTAATGTGGGTCCTTTTTTTGGGATtcataaaccctaaaaactTGATCTTTTGATGAATTGCCCTCttgattaaaaccctaatccgaatTTCAATTTTCAAGGTTTCTCTGCCATGTAGGTGATTTCATTGCAACTTCTGCTTTCATTGATATCCTTTGTCTCCATATTTTGATCTAATCGAGATTGTTGCTGCTTATGCATGATCAATTTTTTAAGAATTAGATTCTTCAATATAATCTCTGGTTTTTGGTATctgattttttatgtttataaagaaataaagataaaccctaattttttttactattttttaatgtttcttgGTACTTGATACGaaccctagttttttttttctttttaatttttttttttaatttttctcagGAATTTTACATAAACCCTAGggtttttttatcatgtatttaagTTTTCTTAAAACTTGGCCCAGTATATATTAAAGTTTGGTTGTACAATGTGTTTTGCTGATCTTATGCTTGTGTTGATTCAACAATTTGTGCAATGTGTTTGGCCCAATTGAACTCATATGCACTGATTCCGTTGATAGATTGGGTGTTCTACTTCTGCAGAAAAAATGCTTTTTGTTGCATGAATTGGAATCTAAGTTTATTTGTGTGACTATTTTGGTTTATCAGATTGTCATAATATAAGGATGTTCTTTCTTAGAAGACTAAGAATAATTTTACTCTGACCATTCATATTGAAGGCAACCTTCTGTTTTTACTTGCTTTCTGTCATTTCAATGTTATGAATTTTTCTAAACAGTTTCTGTTTGATTGGCTTCACATTGAGCAGGTGTTCAAAAGATGCAGGGGAGCTTTTTTAATGTCCCAGTTGTGGGTAAGTATGATCTTGCAGGAATTTATGGTCAAGTAACCAAAAAAAGCCAGCACATGGACTTAAGTCAGCAGAATATGAACAATGCAGTGGATCTTAAAAGACAATTAGGCTGGCCTCAGTCAGAAAGCATTGTTCATGGAGTTAATCAGAGAAATGGTTTAAGTTCACAAGGTCCAATGCTACCATTGGCACTGACGAAACAGGAAGTTTGTTGGCAAAATCAGCTATCTGGCACCCCTTCCACCTGGAGGTGGAACCAGCCTTTGGATAATGGGTTCTTCGTCCGTGATGATGCTCAACGGGGCATATTTGAATCCAATGTTGGTTCACTCTCCGATCATAGCAAGGAATGCAGAAGTCACAACTATGAAGCTTGCTCTGGTATTGGAATGGGATTGGTTGCAAATCGTAATCCCAATGGCACTACACCGAAGATTGAGACTCCAAGTTTTGAAGAGTATCATTCGCCTCCATCAAAACGTGCCAAGACTCAATCTACTCAGTCTGGAACTATCACATCACCATTAACATTCATGGATATCGGAATGACATCTCAAGGATTCCTCACAGTTTGCCAGAGAGTTAAAACATCTGCAATTGCTGAAAGCACTGCCAAATCTTGTGATAGTAAGCCAGAGGTTCAAATGAGTACTTATCCTATCTGGCCAGAAGTGAGAATTGCTCAATGTAGAGAAGAAAAATTACCGGAGCCAGATGTGAAATGTGAAGCTACTGAGAAATCAATTGCAGTTTCTGATAATACGGTACAACCGCAGATGAGTGGTGTCTCTTTAATTGAATCTTTCACTCCGGAACAAATCAAGGCACATATTGCAAGCCTCAGAAGTTCTAGTGATCAGGTTAGTTGTAAACTGTTGGACTAGAACAAAGTGCTTTCTTTGTTAGCTTTATTTGATAGTTAACTGCCGTAACTTCTATAATTTTGTCTTTGTAGCCAAATTTTTGCAGTTTTTGTGTGATATGTATTCCCTACATTGCTGTGGAATGCATGTTCGCGCCACAAATGTATGATTTCTTTCTCTTCATATGTTGTTTGTTTCCTTGCAGTGTAAAGAAGGCATGAAAAGGTACCAAGGGACGGAGCATGAAAGTAATGAAAACTTGTGCAGTTTGTGTGAGAAGGAGCAGATTAATTTTATGCCTAcaccaaataataaattctgTGCATCATGTTTGAACCATATAAATCCCTTGGTTGTCTATTATTCCACGGGAAGTGCTGCAGTGTCCAAAGATGATCTTACTGAAGACAAGTTCATTTGCCGTAAGTGCTTTAGTGTCCAGAACAAGAATATCAGGATTGATGGACGAGATATTCCCAAGTCATCTCTTCAGAAGAAACAGGCCTATGGAGGGGAAGGTGCTACATGCGAGCCAGTAAGGATCTCTCCATGCCATGCTTATGATTTATGTACCATGTTGAATTGAAAATTCTTATTGACTTGTATTTGTTTATCCTCCAGTGGGTGCAATGTGCTAGATGCAAAGCTTGGCAACATCAGATATGTAGCCTGTTTAATGAGACAAGAAATCAGTCAGAACTAACCGAGTACCTTTGTCCCACTTGCATTTTGCATGGAAGTGAAAATGGCGAGAAGCTATTGAACCAGACTAAGGCTTATGGAGCAAAAGACTTGCCAACAACCAGGCTTAGTGATCATATAGAGAAATGGCTCTCCCAGAGCCTTAAAAAAGAACGGCAAGAAAGAGCACAGAGTTTGGGAAAAAGTTATGAGGAGGTAATATTTGTCTATTAGCAAAATCTTTTTCCATATCTAAGCCTCAATTTTTATCTTACATGTTGAATTTTCGGGTTAGCAGGTACCAGGGGCTGAAGATCTTTATGTCAGAGTGGTGTCATCAATTAGTAAGATTGTTGAAGTAAAACAATTTTTCCGTGAGACCTTTCAAGAAGAAAATCACCAGTCAGGATTTCCTTACAAATCAAGGGTAGGTGTATTTAGTAGGTGTTCGTTTGCATTCACCACTATCACTCTATAATTTTACTAACTCCATCATCTTGCTTTTTCTCTAGGTCATTTTGTTGTTCCAAAAAATCGAAGGTGTAGACGTGATTATCTTTGCCATGTATGTCCAAGAATACGGAACAAAATGCCCACTGCCGA belongs to Dioscorea cayenensis subsp. rotundata cultivar TDr96_F1 chromosome 17, TDr96_F1_v2_PseudoChromosome.rev07_lg8_w22 25.fasta, whole genome shotgun sequence and includes:
- the LOC120280096 gene encoding histone acetyltransferase HAC12-like isoform X1, translating into MQGSFFNVPVVGKYDLAGIYGQVTKKSQHMDLSQQNMNNAVDLKRQLGWPQSESIVHGVNQRNGLSSQGPMLPLALTKQEVCWQNQLSGTPSTWRWNQPLDNGFFVRDDAQRGIFESNVGSLSDHSKECRSHNYEACSGIGMGLVANRNPNGTTPKIETPSFEEYHSPPSKRAKTQSTQSGTITSPLTFMDIGMTSQGFLTVCQRVKTSAIAESTAKSCDSKPEVQMSTYPIWPEVRIAQCREEKLPEPDVKCEATEKSIAVSDNTVQPQMSGVSLIESFTPEQIKAHIASLRSSSDQCKEGMKRYQGTEHESNENLCSLCEKEQINFMPTPNNKFCASCLNHINPLVVYYSTGSAAVSKDDLTEDKFICRKCFSVQNKNIRIDGRDIPKSSLQKKQAYGGEGATCEPWVQCARCKAWQHQICSLFNETRNQSELTEYLCPTCILHGSENGEKLLNQTKAYGAKDLPTTRLSDHIEKWLSQSLKKERQERAQSLGKSYEEVPGAEDLYVRVVSSISKIVEVKQFFRETFQEENHQSGFPYKSRVILLFQKIEGVDVIIFAMYVQEYGTKCPLPNQRHVCLSYLDSVKYFRPEIKTVKDEALRTFVYHELLLGYLDYCKKSGFTSCYIWVSPPKRGDNYILYCHPETQKTPEAKKLRDWYLKVIHKAEQAKIAVGHSNFSDGFLDEKCRTNITATRLPYFDQDYWSEQAEEILKNTQKMSMVINSHNPSMTLRSAAHDTNQEMTREQKDAYLINELKVKMRPKDNFIMIHLQHCCKSCCKPILSGKLWISNLRKTFQICERCYDNLKNLNKQNIHSTGKEVEHEFYMVEVEKVSSFLNDEDKTLSCQIFSTREGFLNYCLQNHYEFGTLRRAKHSSMMILYNLHTAKCNTCSNTIEPALGWQCMTCSGFHICDSCYQKDGCSSHDHQLVPRANATSFFSHSKETQSKLYWQSVVRDLELALKCSETKCSHAHCRQFRELFSHTNDCRIRVNGGCVNCKRAQFVMVVHAKYCKDGNCRAPSCSKMKAYLREQNKRKLQEAKDVCVD
- the LOC120280096 gene encoding histone acetyltransferase HAC12-like isoform X2: MQGSFFNVPVVVDLKRQLGWPQSESIVHGVNQRNGLSSQGPMLPLALTKQEVCWQNQLSGTPSTWRWNQPLDNGFFVRDDAQRGIFESNVGSLSDHSKECRSHNYEACSGIGMGLVANRNPNGTTPKIETPSFEEYHSPPSKRAKTQSTQSGTITSPLTFMDIGMTSQGFLTVCQRVKTSAIAESTAKSCDSKPEVQMSTYPIWPEVRIAQCREEKLPEPDVKCEATEKSIAVSDNTVQPQMSGVSLIESFTPEQIKAHIASLRSSSDQCKEGMKRYQGTEHESNENLCSLCEKEQINFMPTPNNKFCASCLNHINPLVVYYSTGSAAVSKDDLTEDKFICRKCFSVQNKNIRIDGRDIPKSSLQKKQAYGGEGATCEPWVQCARCKAWQHQICSLFNETRNQSELTEYLCPTCILHGSENGEKLLNQTKAYGAKDLPTTRLSDHIEKWLSQSLKKERQERAQSLGKSYEEVPGAEDLYVRVVSSISKIVEVKQFFRETFQEENHQSGFPYKSRVILLFQKIEGVDVIIFAMYVQEYGTKCPLPNQRHVCLSYLDSVKYFRPEIKTVKDEALRTFVYHELLLGYLDYCKKSGFTSCYIWVSPPKRGDNYILYCHPETQKTPEAKKLRDWYLKVIHKAEQAKIAVGHSNFSDGFLDEKCRTNITATRLPYFDQDYWSEQAEEILKNTQKMSMVINSHNPSMTLRSAAHDTNQEMTREQKDAYLINELKVKMRPKDNFIMIHLQHCCKSCCKPILSGKLWISNLRKTFQICERCYDNLKNLNKQNIHSTGKEVEHEFYMVEVEKVSSFLNDEDKTLSCQIFSTREGFLNYCLQNHYEFGTLRRAKHSSMMILYNLHTAKCNTCSNTIEPALGWQCMTCSGFHICDSCYQKDGCSSHDHQLVPRANATSFFSHSKETQSKLYWQSVVRDLELALKCSETKCSHAHCRQFRELFSHTNDCRIRVNGGCVNCKRAQFVMVVHAKYCKDGNCRAPSCSKMKAYLREQNKRKLQEAKDVCVD